From a region of the Bacteroidales bacterium genome:
- a CDS encoding thymidylate synthase: MKQYHELLDKVLKTGVSKADRTGTGTLSIFGYQMRFDLEEGFPVLTTKKLHLRSIIHELLWFLKGDTNIEYLHENKVTIWDEWADENGDLGPVYGKQWRSWQNAEGKTIDQISELIHMIKTNPNSRRLIVNAWNVGDLEKMALPPCHILFQFYVAGGKLSCQLYQRSADIFLGVPFNIASYALFTMMIAQACGLKAKEFIHTLGDAHLYNNHLEQARLQLTRDIRKLPVMKINTEVNDIFKFRYEDFELQDYDPHPHIKADVAV; the protein is encoded by the coding sequence ATGAAACAATATCATGAACTCTTAGATAAAGTATTAAAAACGGGAGTCTCCAAAGCCGACAGGACGGGCACAGGAACTTTAAGCATTTTCGGGTACCAGATGCGCTTTGATTTAGAAGAAGGCTTCCCTGTGCTTACTACAAAAAAACTGCACCTGCGTTCGATAATTCATGAACTGCTCTGGTTTTTAAAAGGCGACACCAACATTGAATATCTCCACGAAAATAAAGTTACTATCTGGGATGAGTGGGCGGATGAAAACGGCGACTTAGGCCCGGTTTACGGTAAACAATGGCGTTCGTGGCAGAATGCAGAAGGAAAAACCATTGACCAGATTTCCGAACTGATACACATGATAAAAACCAACCCCAATTCGCGCCGCTTGATTGTCAACGCGTGGAATGTGGGGGATTTGGAGAAAATGGCGCTCCCCCCCTGCCATATTTTGTTTCAGTTTTATGTTGCGGGAGGCAAACTCTCCTGCCAGCTTTACCAGCGAAGCGCAGATATTTTTCTGGGCGTCCCTTTTAACATTGCTTCCTACGCTTTATTTACCATGATGATAGCTCAGGCCTGCGGGCTGAAAGCAAAAGAATTTATTCATACCCTGGGAGACGCACACCTTTACAACAATCACCTGGAACAGGCACGGCTTCAGCTTACCCGCGACATCCGCAAATTACCTGTGATGAAAATTAATACGGAAGTAAATGATATTTTTAAATTCAGGTATGAGGATTTTGAACTGCAGGACTACGACCCTCACCCGCATATAAAAGCGGATGTAGCTGTTTAA
- a CDS encoding dihydrofolate reductase → MQGKKQISIIVAIDDNYGIGKDNKLLCHLTNDLKRFKQITSGSTVVMGKNTYFSLPKRPLPNRKNIVISDDTNDHFEGCTTVYSIDEAIEKMDTDKENFIMGGASIYRQFFPFADKLYITKIHAAFDADTFFPKISQDEWALIDGSETYTDPNNNRNYSYLIFHRK, encoded by the coding sequence ATGCAAGGAAAGAAACAAATATCCATTATTGTTGCAATCGACGATAATTACGGCATTGGTAAAGATAACAAACTGCTCTGCCACCTGACAAACGACCTGAAAAGATTTAAGCAGATCACATCAGGCAGTACGGTAGTGATGGGTAAAAACACATATTTCTCATTACCAAAGAGGCCTCTGCCAAATCGGAAAAACATAGTCATTTCTGATGATACCAACGACCATTTTGAAGGCTGTACCACTGTGTATTCTATTGATGAAGCTATAGAAAAAATGGATACTGACAAGGAAAATTTCATTATGGGAGGCGCAAGTATTTACAGGCAATTTTTCCCATTTGCTGATAAATTATACATAACAAAGATTCACGCTGCATTTGATGCTGACACTTTTTTCCCTAAAATATCACAAGATGAATGGGCGCTGATTGATGGAAGCGAAACATACACAGACCCTAATAACAATCGGAATTACAGTTATCTTATCTTCCACAGAAAATGA